A window from Macaca fascicularis isolate 582-1 chromosome 20, T2T-MFA8v1.1 encodes these proteins:
- the SRRM2 gene encoding serine/arginine repetitive matrix protein 2 isoform X1, which produces MYNGIGLPTPRGSGTNGYVQRNLSLVRGRRGERPDYKGEEELRRLEAALVKRPNPDILDHERKRRVELRCLELEEMMEEQGYEEQQIQEKVATFRLMLLEKDVNPGGKEETPGQRPAVTETHQLAELNEKKNERLRAAFGISDSYVDGSSFDPQRRAREAKQPAPEPPKPYSLVRESSSSRSPTPKQKKKKKKKDRGRRSESSSPRRERKKSSKKKKHRSESESKKRKHRSPTPKSKRKSKDKKRKRSRSTTPAPKSRRAHRSTSADSASSSDTSRSRSRSAAAKTHTTALTGRSPSPASGRRGEGDAPFSEPGTTNTQRPSSPEPATKQPSSPYEDKDKDKKEKSAARPSPSPERSSTGPEPPAPTPLLAERHGGSPQPLATTPLSQEPVNPPSEASPTRGRSPPKSPEKLPQSSSSESSPPSPQPTKVSRHASSSPESPKPAPAPGSHREISSSPTSKNRSHGRAKRDKSHSHTPSRRTGRSRSPATAKRGRSRSRTPTKRGHSRSRSPQWRRSRSAQRWGRSRSPQRRGRSRSPQRPGWSRSRNTQRRGRSRSARRGRSHSRSPATRGRSRSRTPARRGRSRSRTPARRRSRSRTPTRRRSRSRTPARRGRSRSRTPARRRSRTRSPVRRRSRSRSPARRSGRSRSRTPARRGRSRSRTPARRGRSRSRTPARRSGRSRSRTPARRGRSRSRTPRRGRSRSRSLVRRGRSHSRSPQRRGRSGSSSDRKNKSRTSQRRSRSNSSPEMKKSRISSRRSRSLSSPRSKAKSRLSLRRSLSGSSPCPKQKSQTPPRRSRSGSSQPKAKSRTPPRRSRSSSSPPPKQKSKTPSRRSHSSSSPHSKVKSGTPPRQGSITSPQANEQSVTPQRRSCFESSPDPELKSRTPSRHSCSGSSPPRVKSSTPPRQSPSRSSSPQPKVKAVISPRQRSHSGSSSPSPSRVTSRTTPRRSRSVSPCSNVESRLLPRYSHSRSSSPDTKVKPETPPRQSHSGSISPHPKVKAQTPPGPSLSRSKSPCPQEKSKDSLVQSCPGSFSLCAGVKSSTPPGESYFGLSSLQLKGQSQTSPDHRSDTSSPEVRQSHSESPSLQSKSQTSPKGGQSRSSSPITELASRSPIRQDRGELSASPTLKSGMSPELSRFQSDSSSHPTVDSNSFLGQSRLETSESKEKMALLPQEDATASPPRQRDKFSPFPVQDRPESSLVFKDAPRTPSRDRSGTGSSPETKEQNSALPTSSQDEELMEVVEKSEEPTSQVLSHLSSELKEMSASNFESSPEVEERPAVSLTLDQSQSQASLEAVEIPAVASSWGGPHFSPEHKELSNSPLRENSFESSLEFRNSGPLGTEMNTGFSSEVKEDLNGPFLNQLETDPSLDMKEQSTRSSRRSSSELSPDAVEKAGMSSNQSVSSPVLDAVPRTPSRERSSSASSPEMKDGLPRTPSRRSRSGSSPGLRDGSGTPSRHSLSGSSPGMKDIPRTPSRGRSECDSSPEPKALPQTPRPRSRSPSSPELNNKCLTPQRERSGSESSVDQKTVARTPLGQRSRSGSSQELDVKPSASPQERSESDSSPDSKAKTRTPLRQRSRSGSSPEVDSKSRPSPRRSRSGSSPEVKDKPRAAPRAQSASDSSPEPKAPAPRALPRRSRSGSSSKGRGPSPEGSSSTESSPEHPPKSRTARRGSRSSPEPKTKSRTPPRRRSSRSSPELTRKARLSRRSRSASSSPETRSRTPPRRRRSPSVSSPEPVEKSRSSRRRRSASSPRTKTTSRRGRSPSPKPRGLQRSRSRSRREKTRTTRRRDRSGSSQSTSRRRQRSRSRSRVTRRRRGGSGYHSRSPARQESSRTSSRRRRGRSRTPPTSRKRSRSRTSPAPWKRSRSRASPATHRRSRSRTPLISRRRSRSRTSPVSRRRSRSRTSVTRRRSRSRASPVSRRRSRSRTPPVTRRRSRSRTPTTRRRSRSRTPPVTRRRSRSRTPPVTRRRSRSRTSPITRRRSRSRTSPVTRRRSRSRTSPVTRRRSRSRTSPVTRRRSRSRTPPAIRRRSRSRTPLLPRKRSRSRSPLAIRRRSRSRTPRAARGKRSLTRSPPAIRRRSASGSSSDRSRSATPPATRNHSGSRTPPVALNSSRMSCFSRPSMSPTPLDRCRSPGMLEPLGSSRTPMSVLQQAGGSMMDGPGPRIPDHQRTSVPENHAQSRIALALTAISLGTARPPPSMSAAGLAARMSQVPAPVPLMSLRTAPAANLASRIPAASAAAMNLASARTPAIPTAVNLADTRTPAAAAAMNLASPRTAVAPSAVNLADPRTPTAPAVNLAGARTPAALAALSLTGSGTPPTAANYPSSSRTPQAPASANLVGPRSAHATAPVNIAGSRTAAALAPASLTSARMAPTLSGANLTSPRVPLSAYERVSGRTSPPLLDRARSRTPPSAPSQSRMTSERAPSPSSRMGQAPSQSLLPPAQDQPRSPVPSAFSDQSRSLIAQTTPVAGSQSLSSGAVATTTSSAGDHNGMLSVPAPGVPHSDVGEPPASTGAQQPSVLAALQPAKERRSSSSSSSSSSSSSSSSSSSSSSSSSGSSSSDSEGSSLPVQPEVALKRVPSPTPAPKEAVREGRPPEPTPAKRKRRSSSSSSSSSSSSSSSSSSSSSSSSSSSSSSSSSSSSSSSSSSPSPAKPGPQALPKPASPKKPPPGERSLLPVSPPPRHSLPHVARGTFLKRTSGYFPPLHKSFGTPCGLQDKAPPLREWRVRLFTNGPCPPCVLLLPAPTHALCSSHTQRLAV; this is translated from the exons ATGTACAACGGGATCGGGCTGCCGACGCCCCGGGGCAGCGGCACCAACGGCTACGTCCAGCGCAACCTGTCCCTGGTGCGGGGCCGCCGGGGTGAGCGGCCTGACTACAAGGGAGAGGAGGAACTGCGGCGCCTGGAGGCTGCCCTGGTGAAGCGGCCTAATCCTGACATCCTGGACCACGAGCGCAAGCGGCGCGTCGAGCTGCGATGCCTCGAGCTGGAGGAGATGATGGAAGAGCAGGG GTACGAGGAACAGCAAATTCAGGAGAAAGTGGCGACCTTTCGACTCATGTTGCTGGAGAAGGATGTGAACCCTGGGGGCAAGGAGGAGACCCCAGGGCAGAGGCCAGC GGTCACGGAGACTCACCAGTTGGCAGAATTGAATGAGAAGAAGAATGAAAGACTCCGTGCTGCCTTTGGCATCAGTGATTCTTACGTAGATGGCAGCTCTTTTGATCCTCAGCGTCGTGCCCGAGAAGCTAAACAACCggctcctgagcctcccaaaccTTACAG CCTTGTTCGGGAGTCTAGCAGTTCTCGCTCACCAACCCcaaagcagaagaagaagaaaaagaagaaagatagagGACG CAGGTCAGAGAGCAGCTCTCCTCGacgggagagaaagaaaagttcaaAGAAGAAGAAGCACAG GTCAGAATCCGAGTCCAAGAAGCGTAAGCATAG GTCTCCCACTCCAAAGAGCAAACGTAAATCTAAGGACAAAAAGCGAAAGCG GTCTCGAAGTACAACACCAGCCCCCAAGAGCCGCCGGGCCCACCGTTCAACTTCTGCTGACTCTGCTTCCTCCTCTGATACTTCCCGCAGTCG GTCTCGAAGTGCTGCAGCTAAAACTCATACAACTGCCTTGACTGGGCGAAGTCCTTCCCCTGCTTCAGGGCGACGAGGGGAGGGAGATGCACCTTTCAGTGAACCAGGTACTACCAACACACAACGGCCTAGTAGCCCGGAGCCTGCTACAAAACAGCCTAGCAGCCCTTATGAAGACAAAGATAAAGACAAGAAGGAG AAATCTGCAGCTCGACCTAGCCCCTCTCCGGAAAGGAGCAGCACAGGCCCAGAACCACCTGCTCCCACTCCGCTCCTTGCTGAGCGACATGGCGGCTCCCCACAACCACTTGCAACAACCCCCTTAAGCCAAGAGCCAGTGAACCCCCCATCTGAGGCCTCTCCCACTCGGGGCCGTTCACCACCTAAGTCTCCTGAGAAACTTCCCCAGTCTTCTTCCTCAGAGAGCAGCCCACCATCCCCTCAACCTACCAAAGTTTCTCGGCATGCCAGCTCTTCCCCAGAAAGTCCTAAACCTGCTCCAGCTCCGGGGTCCCACCGAGAGATTTCTTCTTCTCCCACATCCAAGAATCGCTCACATGGCCGAGCAAAACGGGATAAATCACATTCTCATACCCCTTCCCGTAGGACGGGGAGGTCCCGTAGCCCTGCCACCGCTAAGAGAGGGCGATCTCGGTCTCGAACCCCTACAAAGAGAGGTCATTCTCGATCCCGATCTCCCCAGTGGCGTAGGTCCAGGTCTGCACAGAGGTGGGGAAGATCTAGAAGCCCCCAGCGACGTGGCCGCTCTAGGTCTCCTCAgcgaccaggctggtctaggaGCAGAAATACCCAGAGAAGAGGCAGGTCTAGGTCAGCAAGGCGAGGGAGGTCCCACTCTAGATCCCCAGCCACTCGGGGCAGATCTCGTTCTAGAACACCAGCCCGGCGGGGCAGGTCACGCTCTAGAACACCTGCCAGGCGGAGATCACGATCCAGAACACCTACCAGGCGTAGGTCTCGGTCTAGAACACCAGCCCGGAGGGGCAGGTCTCGGTCTAGAACACCTGCTAGGCGCAGATCTAGGACCCGATCGCCAGTACGACGGAGGTCTCGTAGTAGATCACCAGCCAGGAGAAGTGGCAGGTCACGCTCCAGAACCCCAGCTAGACGTGGCCGCTCACGCTCCAGAACCCCAGCCAGACGTGGCCGCTCACGCTCTAGAACCCCAGCTAGACGCAGTGGTCGCTCACGCTCCAGAACACCAGCCAGGAGAGGGAGGTCTCGATCTAGGACACCAAGACGAGGAAGATCCCGCAGTAGAAGCTTAGTTAGACGTGGAAGATCTCACTCTAGATCACCTCAAAGAAGAGGCAGGTCTGGCTCATCTTCAGACCGGAAGAACAAATCCAGAACATCTCAGAGAAGAAGCAGGTCCAATTCAAGCccagaaatgaagaaatcacGCATTTCTTCAAGGCGGAGCAGATCTCTGTCTTCACCACGGTCCAAAGCAAAATCTCGTTTGTCTTTGAGGCGCAGCCTTTCAGGATCTTCCCCATGCCCTAAACAAAAGTCACAGACGCCACCCAGGCGCAGTCGCTCTGGATCCTCCCAACCTAAAGCTAAATCTAGAACGCCACCTAGACGCAGTCGCTCCAGTTCTTCTCCGCCACCTAAACAGAAATCTAAAACACCATCAAGACGAAGTCATTCCAGTTCGTCTCCTCATTCTAAAGTGAAATCTGGAACACCACCAAGGCAAGGGTCCATAACAAGTCCCCAGGCCAATGAGCAATCTGTAACGCCACAAAGACGGAGCTGTTTTGAATCATCACCTGACCCTGAGTTGAAATCTAGGACCCCTTCGAGACATAGTTGCTCAGGGTCCTCTCCTCCTAGAGTGAAATCTAGCACACCTCCCAGACAGAGCCCATCTAGGTCATCATCTCCACAACCCAAAGTGAAGGCGGTAATATCACCAAGGCAAAGAAGCCATTCTGGCTCCTCTTCTCCAAGTCCTAGTAGGGTGACATCGAGAACAACTCCACGGCGAAGCAGATCAGTATCTCCCTGCTCCAACGTGGAATCCAGATTGTTGCCAAGATACAGTCATTCTAGGTCCTCCTCACCAGATACCAAAGTGAAACCTGAAACACCGCCAAGACAAAGTCACTCAGGGTCTATTTCACCACACCCCAAAGTAAAGGCCCAAACTCCACCAGGGCCAAGTCTTTCTAGATCAAAGTCGCCATGTCCCCAAGAGAAGTCTAAAGACTCACTAGTTCAGAGTTGCCCTGGATCCTTCTCTCTGTGTGCAGGAGTAAAATCTAGCACACCACCAGGTGAGAGCTATTTTGGACTCTCATCTCTGCAACTGAAAGGACAATCTCAAACTTCACCAGACCACAGATCTGATACTTCAAGTCCAGAAGTGAGACAGAGTCACTCAGAATCACCATCTCTGCAGAGCAAATCTCAAACATCGCCTAAGGGAGGTCAGTCCAGGTCTTCATCTCCAATCACTGAGCTGGCATCCAGATCTCCAATAAGACAAGATAGAGGTGAGTTGTCAGCGAGTCCTACATTGAAATCCGGAATGTCTCCTGAGCTGAGCAGGTTCCAGTCTGACTCTTCTTCACATCCTACAGTGGACTCGAATTCTTTCTTGGGGCAGAGTAGATTGGAGACTTctgaatcaaaagagaaaatggcCTTACTCCCTCAGGAGGATGCTACTGCATCACCTCCTAGACAAAGAGACAAATTTAGTCCCTTTCCAGTACAGGATAGACCTGAGTCTTCACTAGTGTTCAAAGACGCACCTAGAACCCCGTCAAGGGACAGAAGTGGTACTGGGTCATCTCCAGAAACAAAAGAGCAAAATAGTGCATTGCCTACATCAAGCCAAGATGAAGAGTTAATGGAGGTGGTAGAGAAGTCTGAAGAACCCACAAGCCAAGTCCTGTCTCATTTGTCTTCAGAACTTAAAGAAATGTCTGCAAGTAACTTTGAATCATCTCCTGAAGTAGAAGAAAGGCCTGCTGTGTCTTTGACGCTTGATCAGAGCCAGTCACAGGCTTCTTTGGAAGCAGTAGAAATTCCTGCAGTAGCCTCATCTTGGGGTGGGCCACATTTTTCTCCAGAACATAAGGAACTGTCTAACTCCCCACTCAGGGAGAACAGCTTTGAATCATCTTTAGAATTTAGAAACTCAGGCCCACTTGGTACAGAAATGAATACTGGATTTTCTTCTGAGGTTAAAGAAGATTTGAATGGACCTTTTCTTAATCAGCTGGAAACAGATCCATCTCTAGACATGAAAGAACAATCGACAAGATCCTCTAGACGCAGCAGTTCTGAGTTATCCCCAGATGCAGTGGAAAAGGCAGGGATGTCTTCAAATCAGAGCGTCTCTTCACCTGTGCTTGATGCTGTACCGAGAACACCCTCGAGAGAAAGAAGTAGTTCTGCATCTTCTCCTGAAATGAAAGATGGTTTACCCAGAACTCCATCAAGGAGAAGCAGGTCTGGGTCTTCTCCAGGACTTAGAGATGGGTCTGGGACTCCCTCGAGGCACAGCCTGTCCGGGTCCTCTCCTGGAATGAAAGATATACCTAGAACACCATCCAGAGGGAGAAGCGAATGTGATTCTTCGCCAGAACCGAAAGCTTTGCCTCAGACTCCTAGGCCAAGGAGTCGTTCTCCATCATCCCCAGAGCTCAACAACAAGTGTCTTACCCCCCAGAGAGAAAGAAGTGGGTCAGAATCATCAGTTGATCAGAAAACTGTGGCTCGGACTCCCTTGGGGCAGAGAAGTCGTTCGGGATCCTCTCAAGAACTTGATGTGAAACCCAGTGCATCCCCTCAGGAAAGAAGTGAGTCAGACTCTTCTCCAGATTCTAAAGCCAAGACTCGAACCCCACTTCGGCAGAGGAGTCGCTCTGGATCATCTCCAGAGGTTGACAGCAAATCTCGACCTTCTCCTCGGCGCAGTAGGTCTGGTTCCTCCCCTGAAGTGAAAGATAAGCCAAGAGCAGCACCCAGGGCACAGAGTGCTTCTGATTCCTCTCCTGAACCTAAAGCTCCAGCCCCTCGGGCCCTTCCCAGACGAAGCAGATCAGGTTCATCAAGCAAAGGTAGAGGCCCTtctcctgaaggaagcagcagTACCGAGTCCTCTCCTGAACATCCGCCCAAATCCAGAACTGCTCGCAGAGGTTCCAGGTCATCACCAGAGCCCAAGACCAAGTCTCGTACACCACCTCGACGTCGCAGCTCTCGATCATCTCCTGAGCTAACGAGGAAGGCCAGACTCTCCCGTAGAAGCCGTTCTGCCTCATCCTCACCAGAAACTCGCTCTAGAACTCCCCCAAGGCGCCGGAGAAGTCCTTCAGTGTCTTCCCCGGAGCCAGTCGAAAAGTCAAGGTCTTCACGCCGACGGCGCTCAGCTTCATCTCCACGCACTAAGACAACCTCAAGGAGAGGCCGCTCTCCTTCACCAAAGCCTCGTGGACTGCAGAGGTCCCGTTCCCGCTCAAGGAGAGAGAAAACCAGAACAACCCGACGTCGAGATAGGTCTGGATCTTCTCAGTCAACCTCTCGGCGAAGACAGCGGAGCCGGTCAAGGTCACGGGTTACTCGGCGACGGAGGGGAGGCTCTGGTTATCACTCAAGGTCCCCTGCCCGGCAGGAAAGTTCCCGGACCTCCTCTCGACGCCGAAGAGGCCGCTCTCGGACACCCCCAACGAGTCGGAAGCGTTCTCGCTCACGGACATCACCAGCCCCATGGAAACGCTCTAGATCTCGAGCCTCTCCAGCCACTCACCGGCGATCCAGGTCCAGAACCCCCCTGATAAGCCGACGTAGGTCCAGGTCTCGAACTTCACCAGTCAGCCGGAGACGGTCAAGGTCCAGGACTTCAGTGACTCGACGAAGATCCCGGTCAAGAGCATCCCCAGTGAGCAGAAGGCGATCCAGATCCAGAACACCACCAGTAACCCGTCGTCGTTCAAGGTCCAGAACACCAACAACACGCCGGCGCTCCCGTTCTAGAACTCCACCAGTGACACGCAGAAGGTCCAGATCTAGGACTCCACCAGTAACCAGGAGGCGATCTCGAAGCAGAACTTCACCTATCACTCGCAGAAGATCAAGATCCAGAACATCGCCGGTCACCCGAAGGAGGTCTCGATCTCGCACATCTCCAGTAACTCGAAGAAGGTCCCGCTCTCGAACCTCACCAGTGACACGCCGCCGCTCTAGGTCCCGGACACCTCCAGCTATTCGGCGCCGCTCTAGGTCTCGAACGCCACTGTTGCCACGCAAACGTTCTCGAAGTCGCTCACCACTTGCTATCCGGCGCCGCTCCAGATCCCGTACTCCACGAGCAGCTCGGGGCAAACGGTCCTTAACAAGATCTCCTCCAGCCATCCGCAGGCGTTCAGCATCTGGAAGTAGTTCTGATCGTTCACGATCTGCTACTCCTCCAGCAACAAGAAATCATTCTGGTTCGCGGACACCTCCAGTAGCACTCAACAGCTCCAGAATGAGCTGCTTTAGTCGTCCTAGCATGTCCCCAACACCTCTTGACCGCTGCAGATCACCTGGAATGCTTGAACCCCTTGGCAGCTCTAGAACACCCATGTCTGTCCTGCAGCAAGCCGGTGGCTCCATGATGGATGGTCCAGGTCCCCGAATACCTGACCACCAGAGAACATCTGTGCCAGAAAATCATGCTCAGTCCAGGATTGCACTTGCCCTGACCGCTATCAGTCTTGGCACTGCTCGGCCTCCTCCGTCCATGTCTGCTGCTGGCCTTGCTGCAAGAATGTCCCAGGTTCCAGCCCCGGTGCCTCTCATGAGTCTCAGAACCGCTCCAGCAGCCAACCTTGCCAGCAGGATTCCTGCAGCCTCTGCGGCAGCCATGAACCTAGCCAGCGCCAGGACACCTGCCATCCCAACAGCAGTGAACCTGGCTGACACTCGAACGCCAGCTGCAGCAGCGGCCATGAACTTGGCCAGCCCCAGAACAGCGGTGGCACCTTCGGCTGTGAACCTGGCTGACCCTCGCACTCCCACAGCCCCAGCTGTGAACCTAGCAGGGGCCAGAACCCCAGCTGCCTTGGCAGCTCTGAGTCTCACAGGCTCTGGCACCCCACCAACTGCTGCAAACTATCCCTCCAGCTCCAGAACACCACAGGCTCCAGCCTCTGCAAACCTGGTGGGTCCTCGGTCTGCACATGCCACAGCTCCTGTGAATATTGCCGGCTCCAGAACCGCTGCAGCCTTGGCCCCCGCGAGCCTCACCAGTGCTAGGATGGCTCCAACATTGTCTGGTGCAAACCTCACCAGCCCCAGGGTGCCCCTCTCTGCCTATGAGCGTGTCAGTGGCAGAACCTCACCACCGCTCCTTGACCGAGCCAGGTCCAGAACACCACCGTCTGCCCCAAGCCAGTCTAGAATGACCTCTGAACGggctccctccccttcctctagAATGGGCCAGGCTCCTTCACAGTCTCTTCTCCCTCCAGCACAGGATCAGCCGAGGTCTCCTGTGCCTTCTGCTTTTTCAGACCAGTCCCGTTCTTTGATTGCCCAGACCACCCCCGTAGCAGGGTCTCAGTCCCTTTCCTCTGGGGCGGTGGCAACGACCACGTCCTCCGCTGGTGACCACAATGGCATGCTCTCTGTCCCTGCCCCCGGGGTGCCCCACTCTGATGTGGGGGAGCCACCTGCCTCTACTGGGGCCCAGCAGCCGTCTGTATTAGCCGCCCTGCAGCCAGCAAAGGAGCGGCggagttcctcctcctcctcctcgtcctctagctcttcttcctcctcctcatcgtcgtcgtcgtcgtcttCCTCCTCTGGCTCCAGTTCTAGCGACTCGGAGGGCTCTAGCCTTCCTGTGCAACCTGAGGTGGCACTAAAGAG ggtccccagccccaccccagccccaaaGGAGGCTGTTAGAGAGGGACGTCCTCCGGAGCCAACCCCAGCCAAACGGAAGAGGCGCTCTAGCAGTTCCAGTTCcagctcctcctcttcatcttcctcctcctcctcctcctcctcttcttcctcctcctcttcttcctcttcctcttcctcctcctcttcctcttcctcctcctcttcctcgcCTTCCCCTGCTAAGCCTGGCCCTCAGGCCTTGCCCAAACCTGCAAGCCCCAAGAAGCCACCCCCTGGCGAGCGGAG cctcctccctgtctccccGCCTCCACGCCATTCTCTTCCACATGTAGCCAGAGGGACCTTTCTAAAACGCACATCTGGCTACTTCCCTCCACTCCACAAATCCTTCGGGACGCCCTGTGGCCTGCAGGACAAAGCCCCACCTCTGCGGGAGTGGCGTGTGAGGCTCTTCACCAACGGGCCTTGCCCGCCCTGTGTTCTCCTCCTGCCCGCCCCCACACATGCCCTGTGCTCCAGCCACACCCAGCGCCTTGCAGTTTAA